Sequence from the Chitinophagaceae bacterium genome:
GTGGTATGCTGTGAGGGAAGTTTTTTTTATATTTTTCAAAACAGTTTTTTTTCCGTCATACCAATCTATATGCAGAGAATCTATATGTTCTGTTTCTATCTTTCCCAAGCCAAACACAAGTTTATAATCAGAGGATGACATAAAACCTCTTTGAGGGCAAAGTTCTTGATATATGATCTGTGTCTTATGGTAAATAGTAATTTTTGTTCCTATGGCAAATGTATTTTTTTCTGCTCCTTTCAAATGAATGGAAAGAGTTCTGTTAAGGGGGAGCATTTGTTGGGAATTGTTTCTAAAAACCATTGCTTGAGCATTCACGTTATTTATAACTATATCTATATCACCATCATTATCTAAATCAGCGTAGGCAGAGCCATTAGAGTAGGTATTTTCTCCGAGTCCCCAATCAGCGGCTTGATTTTTGAATTGAAGATTTTTAAGATTTTCAAAAGCATAGTTTGGAACGCTGTGAGAAGGCATAGAATCTATAAGATGTTTGATTGCCTGTTTTTCTTTTTTGATAATACCCCGCATCACTTGGGGATTGGAAATAAAATTGACGTAGTCCTGGTTCAATAAGTCCTTATAAATACCATTTGCTACAAAAATATCCTTATACCCATCGTTATTCATATCAAAAATAAGCGCTGCCCAGCTCCAATCTGTCGCATGAACCTCTGCTAATCTGCCAATTTCACTGAATGTATTGTCTTTGTTGTGGAGTTGTAGTACATTTCTTCCAAATTGATGGTAATAACCTTGTGATAGAGCGTATTGATACTTGTCCCATGTTTCAAATTGAGTAGTGGTTTTAAGCCATTCGTCTTTTTCGGGGAGCATTTCTGTTACAAAAATATCGGGAAAGGCATCATTATTGATATCTGCTATATCTGCTCCCATAGAACCCATGCCTATTTCTCGGATATAATTTTCTAATGTTTCTTCAAAAGTTCCATTTTTTTGATTGATATACAAATAATCTCTTTCAAAAAAATCATTGGATATATACATATCTAACCAACCATCTTTATTAATATCTGCGATACTTATTCCTAATCCAAAACCGATATTGCTGGTATAAATACCTACTTTTTGTGAAACATCGTAAAAAAAATGATTCTCCTGCATCAAAAATTTGTTTCCTCCTTCGGTATCGGGCAGAAATCGTAAATCCTTTTTCATATCATATCCTTCCACAGACCTAATAGAATTGCTCAGAAGATAACAATCCAAGTCCCCATCTCTATCAAAATCAAAAAAAGCCGTATGAACGGAGAGAGTTTCAAAGTCCAATCCATATTCTGCGGCTTGTTCCATAAATGTTCCGTTTCCTGAATTAATAAAAAGTTCATTTTTTCTTCGCATACCCCCAGGGGGACCAGATTTACAAAGATATATATCCAAAAATCCATCTCCATTTATATCTATCAGAGAAATGCCTGTAACCCAAGAAACAGTCGTTCCTATACCTGCCTTTTCGGTAATATCTTCAAAAATAAAATTTCCCTTATTGAGGTACAATCTGCTAGGAACTAAATTACCTCCTAAAAAAATATCGGGCAAAGTATCATTATTAATATCTCCAATGCCCACTCCACCGCCATTATAAAAATTTCTAAAAGTATAGGGATTTACCTGTTCTGTATGGGGGAGGTTATTTTCAAACAATATGCCCGTGCTATCAGCAGGAAGAGAACTAAAAAGATATTCCCGTTGCGGAATATCTTTTTTATAGATGCAAGAAGCAAGTATGGAAAGCAAAAAAAGATGAATGAATCGTATCATAAATAGTAATATACCTTAAAAATCTACACTTCCGGGAGTGCGCGGAAAAGGTATTACATCTCTTATATTTCCCATACCTGTGACAAATTGCATAAATCTTTCAAAACCAAGACCAAATCCACTGTGAATATTCGTTCCAAACCTTCGGGTATCTAAATACCACCAGAGTGCTTTTTCATCCATCTTTAATTCTTTCATTCTCTGTAAAAGTTTTTCTAAACGTTCTTCTCTTTGTGAGCCACCTACCATTTCTCCTATTCCTGGAAAAAGAATATCCATAGCCGCAACGGTCTTATCATCATCGTTTTGTCTCATATAAAATGCTTTTATATGTTTGGGATACTGAGTAACAATAACGGGAGATTGAAAATGCTTTTCTACCAAATATCTCTCGTGTTCGGATTGAAAATCTACTCCCCAATCTTCTATGGGGAATTTGAATTTCTTTTTTTTATTGTGACTACAGTTTTTGAGAATTTCATACGCTTCGCTATAGGTAGTGCGAATAAAAGGATTTTGCAGGACAAACTGAATTTTTTCTAATAAGCCCATAGATGCGCGTTCTTCTTGTTTTTTTGTCTGTTCTTCTTCTTGATGTCTCTTGTGTAAAAATTCTAAATCGTCTTTGCAATTCTGTAAAGCGTTCTTGAGAAGATATTTTAAAAGAGATTCCGCAAGATTCATATTATCTTCCAAATCATAAAAAGCCATTTCAGGTTCTACCATCCAAAATTCTGCTAAATGACGCGTAGTATTAGAGTTCTCCGCTCGAAAAGTAGGACCAAAAGTATAAATTTCCCCCATACCCATAGCCATTAATTCGCCTTCTAATTGACCTGAAACACTCAAATTTGCTTTCTTCTTAAAAAAATCTTGTGTAAAATCTACTTCTCCTTTCTCATTTTTTGGAATATTTTGGAGATTGAGAGTGGAAACGGTAAATAACTCTCCCGCACCCTCCGCATCTGAAGCGGAAATAATAGGGGTATGGATATTAACAAAGCCACGCTGATGAAAAAAACTATGAACCCCATAAATCATCTCGTGCCGAACACGGACTATGGCAGAAAAAGTATTCGTTCTATGTCGCAAATGCATTACTTCTCGCAAAAACTCCAAAGAATGTTTTTTTGGCTGAAGAGGATATACATTTGCATCCGATTCTCCAAATATTTCTATATATTTTGCCCTGAAATCATACTTTTGTTCTGTCCCTTGAGAAGGTATTATAGCTCCCGTCACCTCAATACAAGCCCCCGTAGATACTCTTTTCAAAAAATCCTCTGAAAATTCATCAGAATAACATACCACTTGTATATTTTGAATACACGACCCGTCATTCAGAGTAATGAAACTTACGTTTTTACTCTCTCTTTTGGTTCTCACCCATCCCATAACAACGACTTGTTGTCGCTCATCGTCACTCTGCACTATCTCTTTTATTTTTACTCTTTTATTGTGAAGCATTTTTACTATTTATTAATTAAAATGTTTATTAAAATGATGGAAATATTTTGTTATTAAAAAAATGTATAATACTCATTTTGCTCATAAAATAATAATTACTAATGTTTTTACAAAATATAAAAACGTATAAAAATGAAATATTCTCATTGAGACCGATGCAAAACTAAATTACTCAACTTACGCAAAAATTATATTCAAAAAGTTTATCTTAATTATGCACCAATTAATGTTAAAAATATCTTATCCGCAATGATTATTTTGTTTATAACATTTTTTTTTTTAATATGCAAAATAGTTTTACATATTCACTGTTTTTAAATCATAGTTATAATACAATATATATGCAAGTGTTTGGAAAAAATGATACGAGGTCAGGGTTTGGAGATGGGCTATATGAGTTAGGGAAAAAGAATCAGCAAGTAGTGGCTCTTTGTGCAGATTTATTAGGTTCCTTAAAAATGGATGCTTTTAAAAAAGAATTCCCCGATAGATTTTTTCAGGTAGGGATAGCAGAAGCAAATATGATGTGTCTAGCAGCTGGTATGACCATAGGAGGAAAAGTTCCTTTCACAGGGACTTTTGCAAACTTTTCCACAGGAAGAGTATACGATCAGATACGGCAATCTATAGCATATTCTCAAAAAAATGTCAAAATATGTGCTTCTCATGCAGGCATTACATTAGGAGAAGACGGGGCTACTCATCAAATATTAGAAGACATAGGTATGATGAAAATGCTTCCTCACATGACAGTTATAAATCCTTGTGATTATAATCAAACAAAAGCTGCTACTATAGCAATAGCAGAGCATAAGGGACCTGTTTATCTTCGCTTTGGAAGACCAAAAGTCCCTATTTTTATCCCCGAAACAACCGTTTTTACCATAGGAAAAGCTCTCACGCTTTTAGAAGGAAATGATGTAAGTATTTTTGCAACAGGGCATCTGACATGGGAAGCAGTAATAGCCCAAGAAATCCTGCAAGAAAAGGGTATAAGTGCAGAAATAATTAACATTCATACCATAAAGCCATTAGATGAAAAAGCCATTCTTCATTCGGTAGCAAAAACAAAATGTGCTGTGACTGCGGAAGAGCATCAAATAGCTGGAGGAATGGGTGAAAGCATCGCTCAACTCATTTCTAAAAATAATCCCATTCCTATAGAATATGTAGCAGTAAATGACTCTTTTGGAGAAAGCGGAACTCCCGAACTCCTTATGAAAAAATATGGACTTACTGCTCACAATATAGTAGAAATGGCATTAAAAGTAATCCAAAGAAAAAATTATCTCTAACATATCTTTGTTTTGAATCATAAAAAA
This genomic interval carries:
- a CDS encoding transketolase C-terminal domain-containing protein, with translation MQVFGKNDTRSGFGDGLYELGKKNQQVVALCADLLGSLKMDAFKKEFPDRFFQVGIAEANMMCLAAGMTIGGKVPFTGTFANFSTGRVYDQIRQSIAYSQKNVKICASHAGITLGEDGATHQILEDIGMMKMLPHMTVINPCDYNQTKAATIAIAEHKGPVYLRFGRPKVPIFIPETTVFTIGKALTLLEGNDVSIFATGHLTWEAVIAQEILQEKGISAEIINIHTIKPLDEKAILHSVAKTKCAVTAEEHQIAGGMGESIAQLISKNNPIPIEYVAVNDSFGESGTPELLMKKYGLTAHNIVEMALKVIQRKNYL
- a CDS encoding VCBS repeat-containing protein; translated protein: MIRFIHLFLLSILASCIYKKDIPQREYLFSSLPADSTGILFENNLPHTEQVNPYTFRNFYNGGGVGIGDINNDTLPDIFLGGNLVPSRLYLNKGNFIFEDITEKAGIGTTVSWVTGISLIDINGDGFLDIYLCKSGPPGGMRRKNELFINSGNGTFMEQAAEYGLDFETLSVHTAFFDFDRDGDLDCYLLSNSIRSVEGYDMKKDLRFLPDTEGGNKFLMQENHFFYDVSQKVGIYTSNIGFGLGISIADINKDGWLDMYISNDFFERDYLYINQKNGTFEETLENYIREIGMGSMGADIADINNDAFPDIFVTEMLPEKDEWLKTTTQFETWDKYQYALSQGYYHQFGRNVLQLHNKDNTFSEIGRLAEVHATDWSWAALIFDMNNDGYKDIFVANGIYKDLLNQDYVNFISNPQVMRGIIKKEKQAIKHLIDSMPSHSVPNYAFENLKNLQFKNQAADWGLGENTYSNGSAYADLDNDGDIDIVINNVNAQAMVFRNNSQQMLPLNRTLSIHLKGAEKNTFAIGTKITIYHKTQIIYQELCPQRGFMSSSDYKLVFGLGKIETEHIDSLHIDWYDGKKTVLKNIKKTSLTAYHSEATGETDPLKDEKNKATKTLFHQAALPKGVDFTHKENEYNDFDRERLLFFMKSNEGPCLCVGDVNGDGLDDFYVGGAKGQAGKLFVQKKDGSFISRHEKTFEVDKESEDTDCVFFDANNDKKADLYVTSGGNEFSQESPYLLDRLYINGKTFEKKKQALPTLNKFESTATVEPTDFDNDGDIDLFVGGRYIPGMYGLPANGYILQNDGKGNFTDKTQTLCPNLLAIGMITDAKWADVNNDTKMDLLVCGEWMPIQVFIQERGRFHNRTHEYILQKYAGWYNVLEVADFNKDGLVDIFAGNFGLNTSIKASESEPVSLHINDFDQNGTIEQILTRYQDGKELPLVLRQDLVRQLPMLKKKYLSFKAYKNQTIADIFTKKQLETKQTLTAPFLETAVWIQNANQTFTLQKLPIEAQFSPVYAANIMDFDGDNTLDIFIGGNLYRAKPEVGISDASYGIFLKGNEKGNFVTLHNADIGIHIKGEIRNISSITIHKKKYILVAKNNAPLEVFSYK
- the asnS gene encoding asparagine--tRNA ligase, giving the protein MLHNKRVKIKEIVQSDDERQQVVVMGWVRTKRESKNVSFITLNDGSCIQNIQVVCYSDEFSEDFLKRVSTGACIEVTGAIIPSQGTEQKYDFRAKYIEIFGESDANVYPLQPKKHSLEFLREVMHLRHRTNTFSAIVRVRHEMIYGVHSFFHQRGFVNIHTPIISASDAEGAGELFTVSTLNLQNIPKNEKGEVDFTQDFFKKKANLSVSGQLEGELMAMGMGEIYTFGPTFRAENSNTTRHLAEFWMVEPEMAFYDLEDNMNLAESLLKYLLKNALQNCKDDLEFLHKRHQEEEQTKKQEERASMGLLEKIQFVLQNPFIRTTYSEAYEILKNCSHNKKKKFKFPIEDWGVDFQSEHERYLVEKHFQSPVIVTQYPKHIKAFYMRQNDDDKTVAAMDILFPGIGEMVGGSQREERLEKLLQRMKELKMDEKALWWYLDTRRFGTNIHSGFGLGFERFMQFVTGMGNIRDVIPFPRTPGSVDF